A DNA window from Hymenobacter aquaticus contains the following coding sequences:
- a CDS encoding TonB-dependent receptor codes for MLHRYWLLLFLFLFLLSSPLHAQTTGQISGTVRDRATQEALPGVTVVLDGTSFGTATDEQGRYRFTGIPTGSYNLRASFVGYEPLLRANVSVTSGNANIINLELNAGSKQLGEVTVTASRAIRVATAETPLSVQRLNTEEIKTYPGGNFDISKVVQSLPGVGGGGTGGTAGFRNDIIIRGGAPNENVYYLDGIEVPVINHFATQGSTGGPAGILNVSFIEDVTLSSSAFEARYDNALSSVLQFRQRDGNPERVQGNVRLSGTEVAGTLEGPLAKNTTFLVSLRRSYLQLLFKALDLPIRPNYWDSQFKVTTKLSEKTTLTALGLGAIDHFELAAPRNSSPDKEYVLRSTPTYDQWNYTTGLALRHLLPGGYLNVALSRTQLENKVDLFEGGTGSDEANRVLLTRSGEAENKLRVDVNRTAGRWQYAYGASTQLIHYDNRFQQRLRREIRDELGNVTAPGLTVSFASDLDFVRFGAFAQLTRTLLPTGRLTVSAGLRTDGNSFTDEGRNLLQTLSPRVSAAYALTDKLNLTASVGRYYKIPPSTILGFRDASGALVNRNNRYIRSDHYVAGLELLPRPTTRFTLEGFYKKYSDYPVSVRDGISLANQGGDFAALGNEAVTSTGRGRTYGAEFFFQQKLTNKTFAVVSYTVFRSEFSGLDGRYKPSAWDSRHLVSGLLGRKLGRNWELGLKYRFAADSPYTPFDEVASRQNYATIGTGILDYGQLNTQRLGSFQQVDFRLDKKYNFRRLTLDFYVDVQNLLLAKRPATPSYSFRRTPDNSAFETTDGQPLRPDGSNGIPVLIDNASALVTPTIGFIVEF; via the coding sequence ATGCTCCACCGGTACTGGTTGCTGCTTTTCCTGTTTCTGTTCCTCCTTTCCTCGCCCCTGCACGCCCAGACTACGGGCCAGATCAGCGGTACCGTGCGCGACCGGGCCACCCAGGAAGCCTTGCCGGGCGTGACGGTGGTACTCGACGGCACCAGCTTCGGCACCGCCACCGACGAGCAGGGCCGCTACCGGTTCACGGGCATCCCCACGGGCTCCTATAACCTGCGGGCCTCGTTTGTGGGCTATGAGCCCCTGCTGCGGGCCAACGTGAGCGTGACCAGCGGCAACGCCAACATCATCAACCTGGAGTTGAACGCGGGCAGTAAGCAGCTCGGCGAAGTGACGGTGACGGCCAGCCGGGCCATTCGGGTGGCCACGGCCGAAACCCCACTGAGCGTGCAGCGCCTCAACACCGAGGAAATCAAGACCTACCCCGGCGGCAACTTCGACATCTCGAAAGTGGTGCAGAGCCTGCCCGGCGTAGGCGGCGGCGGCACCGGCGGCACGGCCGGCTTCCGCAACGACATCATCATCCGGGGCGGGGCCCCCAACGAAAACGTGTACTACCTCGACGGCATCGAGGTGCCGGTCATCAACCACTTTGCCACCCAGGGCAGCACCGGCGGCCCAGCCGGCATTCTGAACGTGTCGTTTATTGAGGACGTGACGCTGAGCTCCTCGGCTTTCGAGGCCCGCTACGACAACGCCCTGAGCAGCGTGCTGCAGTTCCGACAGCGCGACGGCAACCCCGAGCGGGTGCAGGGCAACGTGCGCCTGAGCGGGACGGAAGTCGCCGGCACGCTGGAAGGCCCGCTGGCCAAGAATACGACGTTTCTGGTGTCGCTGCGCCGCTCCTACCTGCAGCTGCTGTTCAAGGCCCTCGACCTGCCCATCCGGCCCAACTACTGGGATTCGCAGTTTAAGGTAACGACCAAGCTCTCGGAGAAAACCACCCTGACGGCCCTGGGGCTGGGCGCCATCGACCACTTCGAGCTGGCGGCCCCGCGCAACTCCTCACCCGATAAGGAGTACGTGCTCCGCTCGACGCCCACCTACGACCAGTGGAACTACACCACCGGCCTGGCGTTGCGCCACCTGCTGCCCGGCGGCTACCTGAACGTGGCCCTGAGCCGCACCCAGCTGGAAAACAAGGTGGATTTGTTTGAGGGCGGCACCGGCAGCGACGAAGCCAACCGCGTGCTGCTCACCCGCTCGGGCGAAGCCGAAAACAAGCTCCGCGTGGACGTAAACCGCACTGCCGGCCGCTGGCAGTATGCCTACGGGGCCAGCACTCAACTGATACACTACGACAACCGCTTTCAGCAGCGCCTGCGCCGCGAAATTCGGGACGAGCTGGGCAACGTGACGGCCCCGGGCCTGACCGTCAGCTTTGCCTCCGACCTGGATTTCGTGCGCTTCGGGGCCTTTGCCCAGCTGACGCGCACCCTGCTGCCCACCGGCCGCCTCACCGTGTCGGCCGGCCTGCGCACCGATGGCAACTCCTTCACCGACGAGGGCCGCAACCTGCTCCAGACCCTGTCGCCGCGCGTGTCGGCGGCCTACGCCCTGACCGACAAGCTGAACCTGACCGCCTCGGTGGGGCGCTATTACAAGATTCCACCCTCCACTATCCTCGGCTTCCGCGACGCGAGTGGCGCGCTGGTCAACCGTAACAACCGCTACATCCGCTCCGACCACTACGTAGCCGGTCTGGAGCTACTGCCCCGGCCCACCACGCGCTTCACCCTGGAGGGCTTCTACAAGAAGTACAGCGACTACCCGGTGAGCGTGCGCGACGGTATTTCGCTGGCCAACCAGGGCGGCGACTTCGCGGCCCTGGGCAACGAGGCCGTGACCAGTACCGGCCGGGGCCGAACCTACGGAGCGGAATTTTTCTTCCAGCAGAAGCTCACCAACAAAACCTTCGCCGTGGTGTCGTACACCGTGTTTCGCTCGGAGTTCAGCGGGCTGGACGGGCGCTATAAGCCCTCGGCCTGGGACTCGCGCCACCTCGTGTCGGGCCTGCTGGGGCGCAAGCTGGGGCGCAACTGGGAGCTGGGCCTCAAGTACCGTTTCGCCGCCGACTCGCCGTATACGCCCTTCGACGAGGTGGCCTCGCGGCAGAACTACGCCACCATCGGCACCGGTATTCTCGACTACGGCCAGCTGAATACCCAGCGGCTGGGCTCGTTTCAGCAGGTTGATTTCCGCCTGGACAAGAAGTACAACTTCCGCCGCCTCACCCTCGACTTTTACGTCGACGTGCAGAACCTGCTGCTGGCCAAGCGCCCGGCCACGCCCAGCTACAGCTTCCGCCGCACCCCCGACAACTCCGCCTTCGAAACCACCGACGGCCAGCCCCTGCGCCCCGATGGCAGCAACGGCATTCCCGTGCTCATCGACAACGCCAGTGCCCTCGTGACGCCCACCATCGGCTTTATCGTGGAGTTCTAG
- a CDS encoding DUF6438 domain-containing protein: protein MRPSAFLLVAGLLWAGSLSAQNLLSDRTKTKIVSREPTKIKLVTKKPAASAVAAKKVDSAPVFVFKRTPCFGTCPHYEATVYADGRVSYTGYGYVKRTGTHEFRLPQNVVNTVLDDARRLNFSTYEERYSQGSTDLPATVLSIRQPNGQLKTVQAEEGTPPELDSLLKYISTEIEKVSGGVTTPAKQ, encoded by the coding sequence ATGCGCCCTTCCGCCTTTTTGCTTGTTGCCGGCCTGCTGTGGGCTGGCAGCCTGTCGGCCCAGAATCTGCTGTCCGACCGCACCAAGACTAAAATCGTGTCGCGGGAGCCGACCAAAATCAAGCTCGTGACCAAGAAGCCGGCGGCCAGTGCCGTAGCCGCCAAAAAGGTGGACTCGGCCCCGGTGTTCGTGTTTAAGCGCACGCCTTGTTTCGGCACCTGCCCGCACTACGAAGCCACCGTGTACGCCGACGGCCGGGTGTCGTACACGGGCTACGGCTACGTGAAGCGCACCGGCACCCACGAGTTCCGGCTGCCCCAGAACGTGGTAAATACGGTGCTCGACGATGCCCGCCGCCTCAACTTCAGCACCTACGAGGAGCGCTACTCCCAGGGCTCCACCGACCTGCCCGCCACCGTGCTCAGCATCCGGCAGCCCAACGGGCAGCTCAAAACCGTGCAGGCCGAGGAAGGCACCCCGCCCGAGCTCGACAGCCTGCTCAAGTACATCAGCACCGAAATTGAGAAGGTATCGGGCGGCGTAACGACTCCGGCCAAGCAGTAG